The nucleotide window ACCTGCCGGCTGTCATGGGATTGGCGCAGATCATCGGACGGCCTCTTTTCGGAACACTAGGTAACCAGAAGAAACTGACCCCAAATGTACCTTTTGCGCTCGCTTTGTTCTTGGTTGGCATCTCTATGATCGTGAGCACCTATACGAGAACCCTTGCAggtaatcataaatatttattaattcTGCAAAATATTTGGTATTAATCTcatactgattttttttttgcaattctgTACTTTATCGCATGCACATGCTAGAACACCGAATCTTTGCCTCTGTGCATGAGCGAAAccaaagaaaatgcaaattatgcatacaATAAATTGATACCTTTCATGAGAGCTCAGCTAAATAACGCTAGGCGACAACCTTCTTGTGGTAGAAGTCAGTGCTGTATGAAGCAGCCTTCACTGTTCCgatataaatacaaaaaaatccaTAATGTTGAATTGAATAGCTCAACACGTTTATTGGCTGTTCTCACGTCTTGCCTTCAGTACAGTGCCCAGTcttaatttaaatgaacattttcTGTCTTAGACAGAATAATTATGTTGTCAAGTATACGTTACCTCTCAGTGGTACCTGTTTGTTCTATTCCTTCATTACAGGACAATTGGTCTTCGTTGCTATCATGGGCGCTTGTGTCGGCGGCAGCGTAGTATGCGTTGCAATAGTTGTGAAGTACTTTCTCGGCAGTGAAAAGCTAGGACACGCTCTTTCGCTCCTTGTACACTTACTTGGAATATGTACATTACTGTTTGCGCCGTTTGGAGgtattgttttttatttcttttgggTCAACAGACAAAGTATGACTGTACATTATGAAGAGGAAATTCTTCACACTTTAATCGTAATTATCGTTCTTCTTTAGCAGTTCTTTCTTAAGTCTCAGATCTATATTCTAAGTATTCCTTGCTGTACTCATTCATTGTTAAAGCTACGCATGCTCACGGTCACAGGTCTGAAAGTTTCAATTGACAGGAATAGATATAATCACTAATGCATGTGGGCGTGCCTCCTGCTTGTCCTATAAGAGTTTACTTCGCATATAATGCACCACTTGACCTTTCTTGTGACATTGATTCGTCTTCATTCATGGAAGCGTCAGATAACGTTAGCATGCTCATTCTCAGATAACACAGATAATTATATTTCGTGAATTTCTCTCATATTTAACGACTGAAAGGAAAAATAGTGTTGCAAAAACGATCATGCGCTATGAATGACGACAGATAAAGGACGATGCAGTGCACAAACCTAGCCGATAAACTTGTAAACTTAACAATGAACACCTACTGTACTAACTTACACCTGAACGCTGAGTTGCCCACAAATCTCTCTCTTTGTGTGACTTGGCCAAGAGGTGTGTATATAATgctgtatttatttatatacaCCAATTGGCGATTCTGTTTAGAGTCTCAGAGTATTACCACTTTATATTCAATATAATCATCGATGTACCGTTGTATGTATACACAATTATTAGCTACGTTACCCTTTGACTAATATCAACAGTTCGGTAAAAAATGTGATCATAGACGAACTTTATCTCCTATTTCCTGTAATACAGCAAGGACACTTCCAATGGAGCAAAAAATATACAGCTCAAATCACTACATTTGAAAAACAATCTGCTGCCGACCAATTTAGTTTCTCGTAGCTTGATTTAATCTACACGTGATTGTATTAGCATGCATCGTCTTCACAGATGCCGTGACCATTATGTCCAGTTTGATAAACTAAAAAAGAGGAAAAGAGCGATTGACCTACACAATATGTACACAATATTCAGGCACTGTATCGTCAGCCTTAGTAATGCCGCgataatcatttgcatacagAAACCCACAGGCATACAGATCACAGCGACAGAATTGGCTCCGTATAGTAAAGCAGCTGTGTCCCACAAATATATTATGGAATATTCATGGCAAAAAGTATGGCATGCGCAGTTTCAACTCTGCAAGAATACATTTGAGAATATCCAACAAAAAGCTTACAACTACCATCACAATATATCAAATGTAAGAGAATAATGAGGAACTCTGTCGATAATTCGCGGTCTTTTGTACAAATTGCAGGGAAAACGTCCGCCACTTTGTGAACGGTTTAGTTCTTTTATCCAAGAATTTGTACGACGATCGCCCCTAAATGTTTGTCTAGGTCGGAAAACAAAGCTTCTAAGTGTGTTTGAGAAATACTACGATGGAAATATCTGAAGAGCAACCGAGCAAACGTTTAACTTTACTTTACAAAGTTTGCTATATTTACCATGAACAAGATTAATTCGTTTAAAGAGATGAGAATATCacataaatcaaagaaacatCTGCGTTGGTTGAACTATATAAAGCTGCGGACGCAGATATACAATAAAGAACTAATTGCCCATCACTGAAACTGCAACATTTGCTTGCGAAAGTGCCAGTGCTTACATCACTCAAATACAATCATTATGTCTATGTAAACATCTTTAGGATATATCGTATAGAATGTTTCAGCATTATGATCGTATGATGAATGTGTTCTTACTCCTTTTTTAGGTTGGATCCGTGATGTCTCAAACACTTATGATGGTACTTTCTGGATGGCTGGAGTGGCTGTGTTACTGTCATCTGCGTTAGCTCTTGTACTTCCTTTGGT belongs to Ptychodera flava strain L36383 chromosome 17, AS_Pfla_20210202, whole genome shotgun sequence and includes:
- the LOC139115939 gene encoding monocarboxylate transporter 12-like isoform X3, translated to MKATPDGGWGWMVVLATFMSCFLSAGSGYAFGVLYVAFLGAFGKSKAETAWIAGINAIVSVVTSSYGVALSKRFGHRKIVMAGGVLASAGVCTSAFTTQLHQVYITFGVITDAESAYLPAVMGLAQIIGRPLFGTLGNQKKLTPNVPFALALFLVGISMIVSTYTRTLAGQLVFVAIMGACVGGSVVCVAIVVKYFLGSEKLGHALSLLVHLLGICTLLFAPFGGWIRDVSNTYDGTFWMAGVAVLLSSALALVLPLVD